A single genomic interval of Flavobacterium sp. N2820 harbors:
- a CDS encoding homocysteine S-methyltransferase family protein, protein MSKIQEEIKKRILVLDGAMGTMLQRYKFEEEDFRGERFKDFPHPLKGNNDLLSITQPEAVKSVHRAYFEAGADIVETNTFSGTTIGMADYYLEDLVYELNFQSAKIAREVADEFTAKNTERPRFVAGSIGPTNRTASMSPDVNDPGFRAVNFDDLKIAYKQQVEALIDGGCDLLLVETIFDTLNAKAALFAIEEVKDERNIDIPIMVSGTITDASGRTLSGQTVEAFLISISHIPLLSIGFNCALGADQLKPYLKRLGNNTSLNISAHPNAGLPNAFGQYDQTPEEMQQLIREYLQENLVNIIGGCCGTTPEHIKLIAEVAKEFKPRESVLV, encoded by the coding sequence ATGTCAAAAATTCAAGAAGAAATCAAAAAACGAATTCTCGTGCTCGATGGAGCCATGGGAACGATGTTACAACGTTATAAATTTGAAGAAGAAGATTTTAGAGGCGAACGCTTTAAAGATTTTCCGCATCCATTAAAAGGAAACAACGATTTGCTTTCCATTACCCAACCAGAAGCTGTAAAATCAGTACATCGCGCTTATTTTGAAGCGGGTGCTGATATTGTAGAAACCAATACTTTTTCGGGAACGACTATCGGAATGGCGGATTATTATTTGGAAGATTTAGTCTACGAATTGAATTTTCAATCGGCTAAAATTGCTCGTGAAGTGGCGGATGAATTTACAGCCAAAAACACTGAACGCCCAAGATTTGTGGCAGGTTCCATCGGACCAACAAACAGAACAGCATCTATGTCACCTGATGTTAACGACCCAGGATTTCGCGCTGTAAATTTTGACGATTTAAAAATTGCCTATAAACAACAAGTCGAAGCTTTAATTGATGGCGGTTGCGATTTGCTTTTGGTAGAAACGATTTTCGATACGTTAAATGCGAAAGCCGCTTTGTTTGCAATTGAAGAAGTGAAAGATGAGCGAAACATTGATATTCCTATAATGGTTTCCGGAACTATTACGGATGCTTCGGGAAGAACATTATCGGGACAAACTGTTGAAGCTTTTTTAATTTCGATTTCACATATTCCATTGTTGAGTATTGGATTTAATTGCGCTTTAGGAGCTGATCAATTGAAACCATATTTGAAACGACTAGGAAATAATACATCTTTAAATATTTCAGCCCATCCAAATGCTGGTTTACCCAATGCTTTCGGGCAATACGACCAAACGCCTGAGGAAATGCAACAATTAATTCGTGAATATTTACAGGAAAATTTAGTAAATATTATTGGCGGATGTTGCGGAACAACCCCAGAACATATCAAATTAATAGCGGAAGTAGCAAAAGAATTCAAACCAAGAGAAAGCGTTTTGGTTTAA
- a CDS encoding trans-sulfuration enzyme family protein produces MSNQKLGLETQAIRIQLERTQYLEHSVPLYLTSSFIFEDAEDMRASFAEEKERNIYSRFSNPNTSEFVEKICQMEGAEDGYAFATGMAAVYSTFAALLNSGDHIVSASSVFGSTHTLFTKYFPKWNITTSYFDVNQPETIENFIQPNTKILYAESPTNPAVDILDLELLGQLAKKHNLILIIDNCFATPYIQNPIQFGADLVIHSATKLIDGQGRVLGGVTVGRSDLIREIYLFSRNTGPALSPFNAWVLSKSLETLPVRIEKHCENALKVAEFLENHPNVASVKYPFLKSHPQYEVAKKQMKLGGNIVAFEIKGGIESGRKFLDKIKLCSLSANLGDTRSIVTHPASTTHSKLTEEERLAVSITDGLVRVSVGLETVQDVINDLKQALE; encoded by the coding sequence ATGAGCAACCAAAAATTAGGATTAGAAACCCAAGCCATCAGAATCCAATTAGAACGTACACAATATTTAGAACACTCCGTTCCACTATATTTAACCTCTAGTTTTATTTTTGAAGATGCGGAAGATATGCGCGCTTCATTTGCGGAGGAAAAGGAAAGAAATATTTATAGCCGATTTTCCAATCCCAATACATCAGAATTTGTTGAAAAAATTTGTCAAATGGAAGGTGCAGAAGACGGTTACGCTTTTGCAACAGGAATGGCAGCGGTGTATTCTACTTTTGCGGCTTTATTAAATTCGGGTGATCATATCGTTTCAGCAAGTAGTGTTTTTGGTTCAACACACACGTTGTTTACCAAATATTTTCCAAAATGGAACATCACAACTTCCTATTTCGATGTCAATCAACCTGAAACGATTGAAAATTTTATCCAACCGAATACCAAAATCCTTTACGCAGAATCGCCAACCAATCCAGCGGTTGATATTTTAGATTTAGAATTGTTAGGGCAACTTGCTAAAAAACACAATTTGATTTTAATTATCGATAATTGTTTTGCCACGCCCTACATTCAAAATCCTATTCAATTTGGAGCGGATTTAGTAATTCATTCTGCAACCAAATTAATCGATGGTCAAGGTCGTGTTTTAGGTGGAGTAACCGTTGGTCGCTCTGATTTAATTCGTGAAATTTATTTGTTTTCTCGCAATACCGGACCTGCTTTGTCGCCTTTTAATGCTTGGGTGTTGTCAAAAAGTTTAGAAACGTTGCCAGTTCGTATCGAAAAACATTGCGAAAACGCTTTAAAAGTTGCCGAATTTTTAGAAAACCATCCAAATGTAGCTTCGGTGAAATATCCATTTTTGAAATCGCATCCACAATATGAAGTCGCTAAAAAGCAAATGAAATTAGGCGGAAATATTGTAGCGTTTGAAATTAAAGGAGGAATTGAATCAGGTAGAAAATTCTTAGATAAAATCAAATTATGTTCCTTGTCTGCAAATTTAGGTGACACGCGTTCGATTGTGACACATCCAGCTTCTACAACTCATAGTAAGCTAACTGAAGAAGAACGATTAGCAGTAAGTATAACCGACGGCTTGGTTCGTGTTTCTGTTGGTTTGGAAACGGTTCAAGATGTAATTAATGATTTGAAACAGGCGTTAGAATAA
- the thrA gene encoding bifunctional aspartate kinase/homoserine dehydrogenase I: protein MKILKFGGKSLANGEGLQKVIQTIAQKYFNNEPIAVVVSARGNATDELVILLKKAQANISFQADFEQFKKYQLESLTENIFEEEFTVLQKLLEGVSLLGDYSEKIKDQVIAYGEILAAKYVAYVLNENSIKAQFTDARQLIKTDINFGNAQPIEAVSKRNVLDYFEKNTDKVNIVTGFIGSTLHNETTTLGRNGSNYTASLLANYLNAEEFQNYTHVDGIFTANPDLVADAKKIERLSFNEANELANFGAQILHAKTIIPLVEKNIPLRILNTFNPENEGTLITSEQTNEGIKSLSVLTNVSLINLEGRGLLGKTGVDARIFHVMAENDISVSIISQGSSERGIGLVVSSDKASKALVGLEKEFETDFYTKDVNKISVNDNIAVISIIGQDLTNFHKSYTALIRNKITPILLNNTVTGRNISLVISQDEFKRALNVIHGEIFGVAKKINIAIFGHGTVGGTLISQILESAKNIEKRKGIKLNVFAIANSKKVLLNKFGISENWKATLEDKGQDYKVEDIIAYAKEHHLENLIAIDNTASSTFIENYISLAENSFDLISSNKVANTVSIDFYKKLRKVLKENQKEYLYETNVGAGLPLIDTIKLLHLSGENITKIKGVFSGTLSYLFNNFSIDNKKFSEVLQEAIDKGFTEPDPREDLNGNDVGRKLLILARELDLQNEFEEIQIKNLIPEALREGSASDFLKRLSELDGIYQNIKDAQGPNEVLRYIGELSGDLQQDKGKLEVKLISVPANSALGSLKGSDSIFEIYTESYGEQPIVIQGAGAGASVTARGVFGDILRLSEKKL from the coding sequence ATGAAAATATTAAAATTTGGAGGAAAATCATTAGCAAACGGAGAAGGATTGCAAAAAGTAATTCAAACGATTGCTCAAAAATATTTCAATAACGAACCTATAGCAGTGGTCGTTTCGGCAAGAGGAAACGCAACTGACGAATTAGTAATTTTACTAAAAAAAGCACAAGCCAACATCAGTTTTCAAGCAGATTTTGAACAATTCAAAAAATATCAATTAGAAAGCTTGACAGAAAATATCTTTGAAGAAGAATTTACCGTTTTGCAGAAATTATTAGAAGGTGTTTCGCTTTTAGGAGATTATAGCGAAAAAATCAAAGACCAAGTCATTGCGTATGGCGAAATTCTAGCTGCAAAATACGTGGCATATGTCTTGAACGAAAACAGCATCAAAGCACAATTTACAGATGCACGCCAATTGATAAAAACGGATATAAATTTTGGAAATGCACAGCCAATTGAAGCTGTTTCAAAGCGAAATGTCTTGGATTATTTCGAAAAAAACACAGATAAAGTTAATATTGTAACGGGATTTATTGGTTCGACATTACACAACGAAACCACAACTTTAGGAAGAAACGGTAGTAATTACACAGCTTCATTATTAGCAAATTATCTAAATGCCGAAGAATTTCAAAATTATACCCACGTTGATGGAATTTTTACTGCTAATCCAGATTTAGTTGCTGATGCAAAAAAAATCGAGCGTTTGTCATTTAACGAAGCGAATGAGTTGGCAAATTTTGGAGCACAAATTTTACATGCTAAAACTATCATTCCTTTGGTGGAAAAAAATATTCCGTTACGTATTTTAAATACCTTCAATCCCGAAAATGAAGGAACGTTAATCACTTCTGAACAAACCAATGAAGGGATCAAATCGCTTTCGGTTTTAACGAATGTTTCGCTGATTAATTTAGAAGGAAGAGGTTTGTTAGGAAAAACAGGTGTGGATGCACGAATTTTCCATGTGATGGCTGAAAACGACATCAGTGTAAGTATTATTTCGCAAGGTTCTTCAGAAAGAGGAATTGGTTTGGTCGTGAGTTCTGATAAGGCTTCCAAAGCGTTAGTTGGTTTAGAAAAAGAATTTGAAACCGATTTTTATACGAAAGATGTCAATAAAATTTCGGTAAACGATAACATTGCAGTGATTTCGATTATTGGTCAAGATTTAACCAATTTTCACAAATCATACACGGCATTAATTCGAAATAAAATCACGCCAATTTTGTTGAACAATACGGTTACCGGAAGAAATATCAGTTTGGTGATTAGTCAAGATGAATTCAAACGCGCTTTAAATGTTATTCACGGCGAAATTTTTGGTGTAGCCAAAAAAATCAACATCGCCATTTTTGGTCACGGAACGGTTGGAGGAACTTTGATTTCTCAAATTCTAGAATCGGCAAAAAACATTGAAAAGCGAAAAGGAATCAAGTTAAATGTATTTGCTATTGCAAATTCAAAGAAGGTGTTGTTGAATAAATTCGGAATTAGCGAAAACTGGAAAGCTACGTTAGAAGATAAAGGCCAAGATTATAAAGTTGAAGATATTATTGCTTACGCGAAAGAACATCATTTAGAAAACTTAATTGCAATAGATAATACGGCAAGTTCGACTTTCATTGAAAATTACATTTCGTTAGCCGAAAACAGTTTTGATTTGATTTCGTCAAACAAAGTGGCGAATACCGTGAGTATTGATTTCTATAAAAAACTACGAAAAGTGTTAAAAGAAAACCAAAAAGAATATTTGTACGAAACTAATGTTGGCGCTGGATTACCATTGATTGATACGATTAAATTACTGCATTTATCAGGTGAAAATATCACTAAGATTAAAGGTGTTTTCTCGGGAACATTGAGTTATTTATTCAATAATTTTTCGATAGATAACAAGAAATTCAGCGAAGTATTGCAAGAAGCCATCGATAAGGGTTTTACCGAACCTGATCCAAGAGAAGATTTAAACGGAAACGATGTTGGGCGAAAATTATTAATCTTAGCACGCGAATTAGATTTACAAAACGAATTTGAAGAAATCCAAATTAAAAACTTAATACCAGAAGCGTTGCGCGAAGGAAGTGCATCAGATTTCTTAAAACGTTTGTCAGAATTAGACGGAATTTATCAAAATATCAAAGACGCTCAAGGTCCAAATGAAGTTTTGCGTTATATCGGTGAATTATCAGGCGATTTGCAACAAGACAAGGGAAAATTGGAAGTGAAATTAATCTCTGTTCCAGCCAATTCTGCTTTAGGGTCATTAAAAGGTTCGGATTCTATTTTCGAAATTTATACAGAATCTTATGGAGAGCAACCTATCGTAATTCAGGGAGCTGGAGCTGGAGCTTCGGTAACCGCAAGAGGTGTTTTTGGCGATATTTTACGTTTATCCGAAAAAAAATTATAA